In one Corallococcus sp. EGB genomic region, the following are encoded:
- a CDS encoding LysR family transcriptional regulator — MKAFTRIVERRSFTQAAKDLGLPRSSVTDAVKQLEERLGVRLLQRTTRHVSPTLDGEAYYQRCVALLADLEEADGAFAGTQPKGLLRVDVQGTLARRFVLPRLPEFLERYPGIELYMSEGDRLVDLVREGIDCVLRAGEPRDSDMVARRVTLMEEVTCASPAYLARHGVPESLDALQRGHRMVGFRSSLTGSLIPLEFQVGSEVRYVVLPTPMTVNGAESFVAAARLGLGLIQAPRYRLEEDFGRGTLVPVLPQHPPTPTPVSLMYPRNRQLSPRVRVFIDWVSRVFTTP; from the coding sequence ATGAAGGCCTTCACGCGCATCGTGGAGCGCCGGAGCTTCACCCAGGCCGCGAAGGACCTGGGGCTGCCGCGCTCGTCGGTGACGGACGCGGTGAAGCAGTTGGAGGAACGGCTGGGCGTGCGGCTGCTCCAGCGCACCACGCGGCACGTGAGCCCCACGCTGGATGGCGAGGCGTACTACCAGCGCTGCGTGGCGCTGCTCGCGGACCTGGAGGAGGCGGACGGGGCGTTCGCGGGCACGCAGCCGAAGGGGCTGTTGCGCGTGGACGTGCAGGGGACGCTCGCGCGCCGCTTCGTGCTGCCCCGGCTGCCGGAGTTCCTGGAGCGCTACCCGGGCATCGAGCTCTACATGAGCGAAGGCGACCGGCTGGTGGACCTGGTGCGCGAAGGCATCGACTGTGTGCTGCGCGCGGGCGAGCCCCGGGACAGCGACATGGTGGCCCGCCGGGTGACGCTGATGGAGGAGGTGACGTGCGCGTCGCCGGCCTACCTGGCGCGGCACGGGGTGCCGGAGAGCCTCGACGCGCTCCAGCGCGGGCACCGCATGGTGGGCTTCCGCTCCTCGCTGACGGGGAGCCTCATCCCGCTGGAGTTCCAGGTGGGCAGCGAGGTCCGCTACGTCGTGCTGCCCACCCCCATGACCGTGAACGGCGCGGAGAGCTTCGTCGCGGCCGCGCGTCTGGGCCTGGGCCTCATCCAGGCGCCGCGCTACCGCCTGGAGGAGGACTTCGGGCGCGGCACGCTGGTGCCCGTGCTTCCCCAGCACCCGCCGACGCCCACGCCCGTGTCCCTGATGTACCCGCGCAACCGGCAACTGTCCCCGCGCGTGCGCGTCTTCATCGACTGGGTGTCGCGGGTCTTCACCACGCCTTGA